A genomic region of Azospirillum sp. TSH58 contains the following coding sequences:
- a CDS encoding efflux RND transporter periplasmic adaptor subunit: MKPVLSLLGRYALTLCLVAASAFIALQAWNRYERTPWTRDGRVSVDVVQIAPEVSGTVSAVSVVDNQYVHQGDILYVIDPERLRLAVELAEADVEAKRQDMLVRQATARRHNQLRDVVSQEAVQQSGGAATVARAAYQAAVAALDLAKLNLARSTIRSPVDGYVTNLRLRPGDYATAGVTKVAVLDAASFWITGYFEETKIRQIRVGSPAEIMLMGFDQPVSGHVESIGRGIENSNDTPGHLGLPNVAATFSWVRLAQRIPVRIHIDQVPPEVELAAGMTATVEIILAGSETTTGAHRPDHGVRVPGAASGLN, from the coding sequence ATGAAGCCTGTCCTGTCCCTTCTCGGCCGCTATGCCCTGACCCTCTGCCTCGTGGCGGCCTCCGCTTTCATCGCGTTGCAGGCGTGGAACCGTTATGAGCGGACGCCCTGGACCCGCGACGGGCGCGTGAGCGTGGATGTCGTGCAGATCGCACCGGAAGTCTCCGGCACCGTAAGCGCCGTATCCGTTGTCGATAATCAGTACGTCCATCAGGGCGACATTCTCTACGTGATCGATCCTGAGCGGCTCCGGCTCGCTGTGGAGCTGGCAGAGGCTGACGTCGAAGCCAAACGGCAGGATATGCTCGTTCGGCAAGCGACGGCGCGGCGACACAACCAACTGCGGGATGTCGTGTCCCAGGAGGCCGTGCAGCAGTCGGGTGGTGCGGCCACGGTGGCGAGAGCCGCCTATCAGGCGGCGGTGGCGGCTCTCGATCTCGCCAAACTCAACCTCGCGCGCTCCACCATCCGCTCACCGGTCGATGGTTATGTTACCAATCTGAGGCTGCGGCCCGGTGACTATGCTACGGCCGGCGTGACAAAGGTCGCCGTTCTCGACGCAGCCAGCTTCTGGATCACCGGCTATTTCGAGGAAACGAAGATCCGGCAAATCCGCGTCGGCAGCCCGGCGGAGATCATGCTGATGGGCTTTGATCAGCCAGTGTCGGGCCATGTCGAAAGCATCGGCCGCGGTATCGAAAACAGCAACGACACGCCGGGTCATCTCGGCCTGCCAAATGTGGCGGCGACATTTTCGTGGGTGCGGCTCGCCCAACGCATCCCGGTCCGCATCCATATTGATCAGGTGCCGCCCGAGGTCGAGCTGGCGGCGGGCATGACAGCGACCGTCGAGATTATCCTTGCGGGCTCCGAAACGACCACGGGCGCTCATCGGCCCGATCACGGCGTGAGAGTGCCTGGTGCTGCCTCAGGGCTGAATTGA
- a CDS encoding FUSC family protein, with protein MITENAANTLLRKADAAIRRAGRNVLHTPAMRADADAVLFSMKSFAAAMLACYIALRIGLPKPFWAIVTVYIVSQTSVGASLSRGVYRFAGTVAGAVATVVIVPNVVNDPIACSAVLACWIGLCLFFSLLDRTPRAYAFVLAGYTASLIGFPSVLDPGAVFETASVRVQEISIGILCAILIHRYVVPKRMTGQFTGKLSATLRDARRLAADVLNGTPGENRRDRNQLAADLLVLQGLATHLPYDAAPTTPRREKLQLVHDRLARLLPLATEIEDRIHVLGAGNGSAPDELTVLLGDVSAWITSAGTAERDGSAAHLIGRARSIRKRFGADASTFGDRLAANLAGHLAEMIGLLQDCDRLVRNIETVDRSREAASLHGPLRAKGYVYHRDPWMAGRAAMGAIVGILIGCVLWIWSAWPEGGTAVSILGVCCTLFGNVDTPVPNVIKYMVGSIYGVVISLAYSHVILPQVTSFVVLVSVLAPAFLFAGSLQARLPTTFRALGITLTIPILSGLGTHYTGDFAASLNMAIALFAAVGFGAVSMSLFQTVPVDTAINRLLHLSRRDVGRRALGAAPDEAHWTSLMIDRTALLLPRLRVSGNAYSDVLDDTLHHLRIGHAVGRLRKTMPRLEGDVGDTVRELLLAIAAGFGTGGQTGSVDLIDLVRRIEALAAQIAGSPVKDRLRMLDLLIDLQFALGSGETAQGERSS; from the coding sequence ATGATCACCGAGAACGCCGCGAACACCCTCTTGCGAAAGGCCGATGCCGCCATACGGCGTGCAGGCCGCAACGTCCTCCACACGCCCGCCATGAGGGCGGACGCGGATGCGGTCCTCTTTTCAATGAAGAGTTTCGCCGCGGCGATGCTGGCCTGCTACATCGCGTTGCGTATCGGCCTTCCCAAGCCATTCTGGGCCATTGTCACCGTCTACATCGTCTCGCAGACCTCCGTCGGAGCATCGCTCAGCCGGGGCGTCTATCGCTTCGCGGGGACAGTGGCCGGTGCCGTGGCGACGGTGGTGATCGTTCCGAATGTCGTGAACGATCCGATCGCGTGCAGCGCCGTCCTGGCCTGCTGGATCGGTCTGTGCCTGTTCTTCTCGCTGCTTGATCGCACGCCGCGAGCCTACGCTTTCGTTCTTGCCGGCTACACGGCGAGCCTGATTGGCTTCCCCAGTGTCCTCGATCCGGGCGCGGTCTTCGAAACGGCCTCGGTGCGGGTCCAGGAGATATCCATCGGGATTCTCTGCGCCATCCTGATCCACCGCTACGTCGTGCCGAAGCGCATGACGGGCCAGTTCACCGGCAAGCTGTCGGCAACGCTGCGGGACGCGCGGCGGCTGGCGGCGGATGTGCTCAACGGAACGCCGGGGGAGAACCGTCGGGACCGCAACCAGCTTGCGGCGGACCTTCTTGTCCTGCAAGGGCTTGCAACTCATCTGCCGTATGACGCGGCCCCCACGACGCCGCGCCGTGAAAAGCTGCAGCTGGTCCATGACCGGCTTGCACGACTGCTTCCGCTCGCGACGGAGATCGAGGACCGGATACACGTCCTTGGCGCCGGGAACGGCAGCGCGCCCGATGAACTGACTGTGTTGCTCGGTGACGTCAGCGCCTGGATCACATCCGCCGGGACGGCCGAGCGGGATGGCTCCGCAGCCCACCTGATTGGCCGCGCCCGCTCGATCCGGAAACGTTTCGGCGCAGACGCCTCCACGTTCGGCGACAGGCTGGCCGCCAATCTCGCCGGGCATCTGGCGGAAATGATCGGCCTGCTCCAGGACTGCGACAGGCTCGTGCGAAACATCGAGACTGTCGACCGCTCGCGCGAGGCGGCGTCGCTTCATGGACCGCTGCGTGCGAAGGGCTACGTCTATCACCGCGATCCCTGGATGGCGGGCCGGGCCGCGATGGGGGCCATCGTCGGCATTCTCATCGGTTGCGTCCTCTGGATCTGGTCGGCTTGGCCGGAGGGTGGGACGGCCGTATCCATTCTCGGCGTATGCTGCACGCTGTTCGGGAATGTCGACACGCCGGTGCCCAACGTCATCAAGTATATGGTCGGCTCGATCTACGGGGTGGTGATCAGCCTCGCCTACAGCCACGTCATCCTTCCCCAGGTCACGAGCTTCGTCGTTCTTGTCTCGGTTCTCGCCCCGGCGTTTCTGTTCGCCGGTTCCCTGCAGGCACGGCTCCCGACGACGTTCAGGGCGCTCGGCATCACCCTCACAATTCCGATCCTCTCCGGTCTGGGCACCCACTACACCGGCGATTTCGCGGCGTCCCTCAACATGGCGATCGCGCTTTTTGCGGCGGTCGGATTTGGGGCGGTAAGCATGTCCCTGTTCCAGACCGTGCCGGTCGACACGGCGATCAACCGGCTGCTTCACCTAAGTCGGCGGGACGTCGGGCGTCGAGCCCTGGGTGCCGCGCCCGACGAAGCACACTGGACGAGCCTCATGATCGATCGGACGGCGCTGCTGCTTCCAAGATTGCGGGTGTCCGGGAACGCCTATTCGGACGTCCTCGACGACACGCTGCACCATCTTCGCATCGGTCACGCCGTAGGTCGGCTCCGCAAGACGATGCCACGGCTCGAGGGCGATGTCGGCGACACGGTGAGAGAACTGCTTCTGGCGATCGCCGCAGGTTTCGGCACGGGAGGCCAGACCGGTTCCGTCGATCTCATCGATCTTGTTCGGCGCATCGAGGCGCTGGCGGCACAGATCGCCGGCAGCCCGGTCAAGGACCGCTTGCGGATGCTCGACCTGCTCATCGACCTTCAATTCGCGCTCGGGTCCGGTGAAACGGCGCAGGGAGAACGCAGCTCATGA
- a CDS encoding AMP-binding protein — protein sequence MTHNLYSLLLKPGAPFDARVALRTDMPTDTGRAWTYADLRRTAGRMAQVLHEAGVGPGNRVAVQVAKSPEAVCLYLAVLQLGAIYLPLNTAYTLTELRYFLDDAEPTVFVGQTPVVGDLVPPAGCRTFTLDPDGEGSLTAACRGRPPRERVAEVEPDAVAAILYTSGTTGRPKGAMISHGNLAFGTRTLNALWGISEADVLLHALPIFHAHGLFIALNSMLYAGASSVFLPKFTADAVIEHLPHSTVFMGVPTLYTRLLADPRLDRERCGTMRLFTCGSAPLSREIFEAFEARTGHRILERYGMTETTIIASNPLDGERLPGTVGYPLPGLEVRIVDAAGQPQPAGTVGGLELRGPNVFKGYWRMPEKTAAEFRPDGFFMTGDLARAAPDGRLTLVSRAKEIIISGGYNVYPREVEIVLNRIEGVGETAVFGVPHPDFGEGVVAAVERQPGGEPLDPAAILARAARELAGYKLPKAVIVQDALPRNAMGKILKNELSSLHKDVFKTRDATG from the coding sequence ATGACGCACAATCTCTACAGCTTGCTTTTGAAACCCGGAGCGCCGTTCGATGCGCGGGTGGCCCTGCGAACCGACATGCCAACCGACACGGGACGGGCATGGACATACGCGGACCTGCGGCGGACCGCCGGACGCATGGCGCAGGTCCTTCACGAGGCCGGCGTCGGTCCGGGAAACCGGGTCGCCGTGCAGGTGGCGAAGTCGCCGGAGGCGGTGTGCCTTTATCTCGCCGTCCTGCAACTCGGGGCGATCTACCTGCCGCTCAACACGGCCTACACGCTGACCGAACTGCGCTACTTTCTCGACGACGCGGAACCCACGGTGTTCGTCGGGCAGACTCCGGTCGTCGGCGATCTGGTGCCGCCGGCCGGGTGCCGAACCTTCACGCTCGATCCGGACGGCGAAGGAAGCCTGACGGCGGCGTGCCGCGGACGGCCGCCCCGGGAGCGGGTCGCCGAGGTGGAGCCCGACGCGGTGGCGGCGATCCTCTACACCTCCGGAACGACGGGGCGGCCCAAGGGCGCCATGATCTCCCACGGCAATCTGGCCTTCGGCACCCGCACGCTGAACGCGCTCTGGGGCATTTCCGAAGCGGATGTGCTGCTGCATGCACTGCCCATTTTCCACGCGCACGGGCTGTTCATCGCCCTGAACTCGATGCTGTATGCGGGCGCGTCCTCGGTGTTCCTTCCCAAATTCACGGCCGACGCCGTGATCGAGCATCTGCCGCACAGCACCGTGTTCATGGGTGTCCCGACGCTCTACACGCGCCTCCTTGCCGACCCGCGGCTCGACCGGGAGCGGTGCGGGACCATGCGCCTGTTCACCTGTGGCTCGGCTCCTCTGTCACGGGAAATCTTCGAGGCTTTCGAGGCCCGCACGGGGCATCGGATTCTCGAACGCTACGGCATGACGGAAACCACGATCATTGCCTCCAATCCCCTCGACGGCGAGCGTCTGCCCGGCACGGTCGGGTACCCGCTGCCGGGGCTGGAGGTCCGGATTGTGGACGCCGCCGGACAGCCGCAGCCCGCGGGCACGGTCGGCGGTCTCGAACTGCGCGGTCCGAATGTGTTCAAGGGCTATTGGCGGATGCCGGAGAAAACGGCGGCGGAATTCCGGCCGGACGGCTTCTTCATGACGGGGGATCTGGCGCGCGCCGCGCCGGATGGGCGTCTTACGCTGGTCAGCCGCGCGAAGGAGATCATCATTTCCGGCGGCTACAACGTTTATCCGCGCGAGGTCGAGATCGTGCTCAACCGCATCGAGGGGGTGGGCGAGACGGCGGTCTTCGGCGTTCCCCACCCCGATTTCGGCGAGGGCGTGGTGGCCGCCGTCGAACGCCAACCGGGCGGCGAGCCGCTCGATCCGGCCGCCATTCTCGCACGGGCGGCGCGCGAACTCGCCGGATACAAGCTGCCCAAGGCCGTGATCGTCCAGGACGCCCTGCCCCGGAACGCCATGGGAAAGATCCTAAAGAACGAACTCAGTTCGCTGCACAAGGATGTGTTCAAGACGCGGGACGCAACCGGTTGA
- a CDS encoding DUF1656 domain-containing protein: MIVDLSVGGVLLPGLLVLAFAALAATMAVVRFLGATGIHRLFAYRPLAELAIFVLIYGLLVQCLPSVGTLP; encoded by the coding sequence ATGATCGTTGACCTCAGTGTTGGGGGCGTCCTCCTCCCCGGTCTGTTGGTGCTCGCGTTCGCCGCCCTGGCCGCCACCATGGCGGTGGTCCGCTTCCTCGGCGCCACCGGCATCCACCGCCTGTTCGCTTATCGGCCACTCGCCGAGCTTGCCATCTTCGTCCTCATTTACGGTCTGCTCGTGCAGTGCCTGCCCTCCGTTGGAACATTGCCATGA
- a CDS encoding helix-turn-helix domain-containing protein — protein sequence MPSSRSAVSAFDPDLMDRPAVARQLNFADHEAEVPMHTHRKGQLILALHGAVTCTADKEIWIVPPNCGVWIPGGVPHSARATANARLNYLFVEPGAAALPEDCCTLSISPLIREMVDRLAHEPADYPPDGHAARLARVTLDELAEMPRERFNLPISGNPKIRAIADALTMEPSDRSTSAAWAKRVAMSERSLARLMIRETGLTFGRWRQQLHLVIALRELASGATVQNVAAELGYESVNAFITMFKKALGSTPAQYFAQRRAEKLSPSK from the coding sequence ATGCCGTCTTCACGATCAGCCGTCTCTGCCTTCGACCCCGATCTCATGGATCGGCCGGCGGTCGCACGGCAGCTCAACTTCGCGGATCACGAGGCTGAAGTGCCGATGCACACGCATCGCAAAGGCCAGTTGATCCTCGCGCTGCATGGCGCCGTCACCTGCACCGCGGACAAGGAGATCTGGATCGTACCGCCCAATTGCGGAGTGTGGATTCCGGGCGGTGTGCCGCACAGCGCACGCGCAACAGCAAACGCGCGGCTCAACTACCTGTTCGTGGAGCCAGGGGCAGCAGCCTTGCCCGAGGACTGCTGCACTCTGTCCATCTCCCCGCTGATCCGGGAAATGGTCGATCGGTTGGCTCACGAGCCCGCCGATTATCCGCCGGATGGCCATGCGGCCCGGCTTGCGCGGGTGACTCTCGATGAACTGGCGGAAATGCCGCGTGAGCGCTTCAATCTCCCAATCTCCGGCAATCCGAAGATCCGTGCGATCGCGGATGCCTTGACGATGGAACCCTCCGACCGCAGCACATCAGCCGCATGGGCCAAGCGCGTGGCAATGAGCGAACGGTCGCTGGCGCGTCTGATGATCCGCGAGACGGGTCTAACGTTTGGACGCTGGCGGCAGCAGCTTCACCTTGTTATCGCACTTCGGGAACTGGCCAGCGGTGCGACGGTTCAGAACGTGGCCGCCGAACTGGGCTATGAATCGGTCAACGCCTTCATCACGATGTTCAAGAAGGCTTTAGGAAGCACACCGGCGCAATACTTCGCGCAACGCAGGGCGGAAAAGCTTTCACCATCGAAATAA